TTTTTCAAGTGTTCAGTGTTGAAGAATTGCGGCTGGTTAGGGATTtattagagcatgcgcagcggtggcgtccgtcgccaccgccgtccgcgccgctggcacggacgccatccgccgctgcgctcgcgccgttggcacggcgctgctcgatgtatcgagcacgtccgtgccagcggacgcacacgtggcgcgctcccattcgtcaacggcatagccgttgtgtttaaacattttttattttttattttttttaaaatcggttttttattaaaaaaaccgataaaaaataaattcacttccccaaaaaaatatatccgtttataaccgttttttacacctttttaattttttttcattttttttaccccaaaaatacacactttcatctataaatacccctaatttcaccccaaaaattcacatcaaactacacaactctcatcatcattctccaatattcATTCTtatctccattctctcatatccattttcatcttcattctctcgtaccctacaacatcactatgtccggccaagacgataacccttcgggctcccatggttggaaccccgaatggttcggttcacaaccgtttcctagtccggaaacggaatattcggcccctcctctcacccaagattcgggcgttccgggtggctaccggccatacccaatcgacgatcaaggtgcctccgatgggcgctacgggtggacaccggagcctaggcctcgcgccccttcccaaatgccgactcctccatctcgcgctggtgtccgcacaccgtactcaccggcggagatggaaagattgttcaaggcgtacttggaaatctccgaagatgcggtagttgatcccgccggatgcgtagtcttattaggagtttaattatgtaatttttaatttttaggattttaattatgtaatttttaattttaaggagtttaattatgtaatttttaatttttaggattttaattatgtattttttaattttatttgtaatttgtaatatttattgtggtttttaaatggattttaatattatggaaatgtttttgtttaattgaattttatattaattgtgctcgtccttgcggaagagtacagttgtgggtgttgtgctattgacagagagcaggcatgaatagtaccgcccgggccaacaaccgtgccgctggcaagagcacggttgtggatgctcttaggtgttaatatatgttttttattaaatggcCCGGTGGGGCCCACGTAATTTTTGCTCTATTAAAACAATGAACCAGAATTCAACCAGAATTAACGGTAAAATGGGTGAGGAAATTAGCAACAAGCAAGTGATACTCAACAACTATGTCAAAGCATATGTGAAAGAATCTGATATGTCGCTTagaacttccaaaattcagctCAAAATTCCCAGCGGTTGCGACGACGCCGTTTTGTTGAAGAATCTCTACTTATCCATCGATCCTTTTATTCCTAAGCACATGAAGAAGGAGGAGAACTATATTACTCCTTACAAGCTGAATTCTgtaagtttaatttttttagtgaaattttctcgttgaaattaattttttcttcttGTTGGAATATAATTTGTTATACATGTCTTGATTTAAATTGGAgcccttaattttttattttattaaaaaaagattgacttataataaaatattgtgtAGATGATCTCATTGGAATATAACAGTAGTATTGTTTTTGTTTGATGAATAGtgggaagaaataaaaattgtatCTTTCCATAGTTAAAATGTTGGTTATGTCTTTTTGAGGTTCTTGTTTGATAAATAGTTTGAGATTTTGgggagaaaaataaaaactgtATCTTTCTATTGATAGAATGTTTGTTATGTCTTTTTGGTGTTTCTGCAGAGGTCTTGTTTGATGAATAGTCTAGATTTtggggaaagaaataaaaaatgttatctTTCCATTGATAGTGTATAACAGTAAAATATGGATATATGCGCAGAAGTatatagacatagtagagaaTAGTTGTAGGTGTATTTCATTACTCAACGtaggccacatatatatagtacaagagactaagctagactatgtcacatcaccgatgtgggatactaatattcttaacagATACAATGTTGGTTGCATCTTTTTTGTGTTTCTTGACCTTTTTCTGGTGACAGCCTATTTTTGGATATGGAGTGTCGAAAGTACTGGATTCGTCTCATCCAAATTTCAAGATGGGCGAGCTAGTTTGGGGGTTTATTTACTTGGAGGAGTATAGCCTTATTAAAGATCCAAACGTATTGTTTAAGGTTCATGATAAAGATTTGCCTCTCTCTTATTATACAGGGATTCTTGGTGAGTTTCTTGAGCCCATTGTGATGATCGGCTTATTTAGCTTGTAGcctttaaatttctcgcttgaTTCTTGCTTCCTAGTTCTAAGGTAGAACTAGTTGTTTATGATTCTGCACAAGTTATTTATCTAGTTATGTATGCAGTTAAACTGTTAACGAAACAAGCTGTTGATGAACTATATACGCTTGAATTCATAGATTGGGAAATGTTGGATTTGTGGCGGTTATCttgataatttctaaaaaaaaaacaataggAGATGTACGAACGTGAGACTGAAAATCAACGTGTTTCGTGTTATCATTTTAGGTATGCCTGGCATGACAGCTTATGTTGGTTTTTTCGAGTTTTGTTCTCCCAAAAAGGGGGAAACTGTGTATGTCTCTGCTGCATCCGGAGCTATTGGTCAGCTCGTTGGTCAGTTTGCAAAGAACGCAGGTTGTTACGTTGTTGGGAGTGCAGGGAGCAAAGAAAAGGTCAGAATCTAATGGCTTATCGAAAACTTATTAGATTGTTGGCTAGATTGGTTGTCGATTTATGTGCTATTTTTCTTCTGTGGCaagtttatgtttcacatttgaTGAACAAGTCGGTTGTTGCATTGATGAAGGTCGATCTCTTGAAGAACAAATTCGGGTTTGACGAAGCATTCAACTACAAAGAAGAGCAAGACTATAATGCAGCGTTGAAGAGGTTCTACCATtgctataaaaatatgtatacttATTTAACATTGAAGAATAGTTAGTatttaacacaaaatacacatatttatgTTCTTATATAACAAAAGAATCCTTTTGTATCCAACACACATTCGCAATCACGAAGTTTGGTAAAATCAGCTGAAAAAACCACCAAGTATGGATCAGTTCCcaagaatttgaccaaattttataatttttctggCAATTTGTGGTTATATAGATAATAACAAATTTGTGTTGTTGTTAATTAGGTACTTCCCTGATGGCATCGACATCTACTTTGAGAACGTGGGAGGGAAGATGCTCGAAGCGGTGCTAAGCAACATGAGACTCTACGGTCGTGTTGCTGTTTGTGGGATGATCTCCCAATACAACATTGAGCAGCACGAAGGCGTCCACAACTTGCTTTACATATTGACAAAAAGGATCCGTATGGAAGGATATTACGTTACCGACCACTACCATATATACCCCAAGTACCTGGAGATGGTTATGCCTCTAATCAAGGAAGAGAAGATCGCATACGTCGAAGACATAGTCGAAGGCATTGAAAGCGTGCCTGGGGCTATCGTTGGCTTATTCTCCGGTCGCAACGTCGGGAAGCAGGTGGTGGTGGTTGCTCGTGAGTAATTCTGATTTTCGCAGAGTGAATCATTGGAAATAAGGAAGGACTCAAATAAGGTTATAATcatgaattataaatatataatcatGAATTTGATGTATTGTTATTAATTGAATCAGGAAGGACTTAAATAAGGTTAATCATCACAAATAACACAATCTGTATTGTGTTATTTGGCTCTGATTTATCTCTTCCCTTCACTATTAATGGCTCTCATTAttccattttctatttaatttatttattgtgaAACTTAATTAAAATACGAGATTTCTGAATTTTAAGTTCCATAGATGCCTctggtagggatgtcaatcgggtcggtCCAGCGAGTTTCGGGCCAGCCCTACCCGAGTTATGGGTCGATCAGGTGCGAGATAATCGGGTAGTCTTTTTTCTTTCGAGTTTTAGAAGTTCAACTCTAACCCTAAAAACTTGGGTTTCGGGCTAGTACTCCGATAAATTTAACATgtgatcaatccaataaataatgttgaaaattagctatatttatcaaatgtaaaacatttaattatgataaatttgagatagatgcttaaattcaaatataaacacgattaaatactaatatttgaaatttatgcaaaataaaacatgaacatcaagaaatttcaaagcatattttagaattttaaatgttttacttagtgaatttgaagttttcaatttatatctattattatattaataaaatttagtatataatttatatatttaatataaaattgaaggttatttttttagttatctatattatataataatcaatgaagtgtggAATTAGGAGTCAAATAAAATGGGCCAACCCTTTAGTTTTCGGGTCTGACCTTAACGGGTTGCGGTTAAttgggtgcgggctaatcggacTGTAGTTTATCGGGTTGGAAATTTTCAActctaaccctataaatttagcTGGCTATTCGAGCCAGCCCGTAGGTTGCGGATTCAAAACATAATTTCGGTATGGAAATTTGTGTTCTCAACTTCTCTTAGAGATAAGGATGACAATGGAAGAGGAAGGAGTACTTTTTCTACTTTAACGAGGGGTACTCCTTATGTTCCGCGGTAATTTagttattttactattttgataCATTGTATAATAATAAaaccatttcattttttaataaaagtcaacatatttcttttttaactcattttttACTTCTCTTCGTCCctctaattttttaatttcctatattattattaatttactcAACTCACTTAATATAATATATCTTAAATTgtatgccgaaaagaaacgtcttaCTACTGCGGAACGGTGGGAGTACAATTTTAGTTTGGTAATGTAAGTTTAAAAATACATGTCCTTAATTAACCGACGTCGTTGAAGTCTTCTTGACACTTGTCCACAATAAGAATGAGGAAATGCAGCTGAAAAGTTGGGACTACTGTACTCAAAGTTCGCATGCAAATTGAATAAGGCAAATGAGTTCACACACTTGATCAAGACAAATTCTCAATGGATCAAGCTGACTACTACCTATCGGTCGTCGGTTATGCAAACACAGAGATGTAGTGCTTTTCAAGagcttaacccacaatactatagactagtaaagggaagtaagggtcaaATTCCACAGAGACAGAGGCATGTTGAGTTGGGTTTGAGACATTGGGAAGTTTTTGGCTGCGGTCACGCTTTTCAGTGGGTTAAGTTTAACTAAAAAACGGGAACTGATCAACTTActaaactaaactgatcaacctAGACTAACAAACTCATAACTAGGGAACATgctgacttgatcaactaaactaaAGATGTAAGAATGAAAAGTAACTTGGGACCACTGACACAAAACAAACGCATTACTAAAAAGCTGTATACTACGAAAAGGTGACAGAGACTACTACTCCAACGAACTACGACTTTCTTCTTCGTTAAGCAGCTAAATAAAAACAACTAAAGCAGATCTAAACAGAGCAACAAACATAAAAATGGAAATCAGACAAATCAAGCACAGATCCATATGAAATCGACGTTAAGAAAACAGATTTAAAGTATCTAAACTATTCTCATGCGAGTCGACGAACTAAAATGTAAACCTACCTACGAGAAAGCATAAACAAAGCAGAACTAAAGCAAACGAAAGCAATCAAAACAAAGAACATCAGTTCTAACACCGCTTGTACcaaaaactccatttcataaaagATCTTCAATCAACGTAATGAAAATAGAATTTCAAACAAGGATTTGAAAGATGCGATTAACCAACGATAAGGTAACTAGAGTAACAACTagaagaaaaacattaaaaacaacTAAGCTAATGAAACGATGAACTAAAAACagaatgtaaattgttttaaaCCCCTCGGGGCGTAACAGAAGCTCAAACTACGAAGACTTCTAGGCAGATCCAGGTCCTCCTTCCTTGACGAAGAAAAAGAGATAAAAACTGAGATGGAAACGGCGACTTCTGCTGCTAACTCCTTACTCCATGCTATGAGGTGAAAATAAGGTGACTGAAAATTAACTCGGGAGAAGAACTCTAAAAAGGTGAACCAAAGGAGAGGAGCCTCATATGTGCACTCTCTCCACTATTTATAGGACAATGTTgggcccaaatccctagggcaaGCCCACTTTGTCTTGACATTTATGCCCTTGAGATGGCATCTTTCCTTCTCTCTACTCTGACTCATCACTTTCTTGGCAGATCCAGGTCCTCCTtccttgatgaagaagaagagataaaAACTGAGGTGGAAACGACGACTTCTGCTGCTAACTCCTTACTCCATACTATGAGGTGAAAATAAGGTGACTGAAAATTAACTCGGGAGAAGAACTCTAAAAAGGTGAACCAAAGGAGAGGAGCCTCATATGTGCACTCTCTCCACTATTTATAGGACAATGTTgggcccaaatccctagggcaaGCCCACTTTGTCTTGACATTTATGCCCTTGAGATGGCATCTTTCCTTCTCTCTCCTCTGACTCATCACTTTCTAGGCAGATCCAGGTCCTCCTTCCTtgacgaagaagaagagataAAAACTGAGGTGGAAACGGCGACTTCTGCTGCTAACTCCTTACTCCATGCTATGGGGTGAAAATAAGGTGACTGAAAATTAACTCGGGAGAAGAACTCTAAAAAGGTGAACCAAAGGAGAGGAGCCTCATATGTGTACTCTCTCCACTATTTATAGGACAATGTTgggcccaaatccctagggcaaGCCCACTTTGTCTTGACATTTATGCCCTTGAGATGGAATCTTTCCTTCTCTCTCCTCTGACTCATCACTTCAggtggtgaactccacttgatcaacttgtcgGTTAGGCAGGTTTCATCGCTTGTACGCAACTGATTAACTTAGCTTCATTTCTGGATTTTTTTCACTTCTTTTCTAAGTTTATCAAGTTGTCCCTGCACTTGCCGCTTTTACACTTTATAGCTCCCTGTACGCTCAAATTCACCATTCTTTTCGCACATTATCAGccatgttagtgtaataaaccctaCAAAACCATGCTTATAATGAGCCCTATCAGCAGCTTATAGTGTTAGAATACttagatatttttatttaatctaaGCCCATAACATTGGTTGAATTCAATCTCTGGGAGTAGAACATTTgaatttattactattttaatAAAGTTCAAATGTTCTACTCCTTTGACCTGTGATCTCATGCGTCGGAGTGTTCTACTCCTTTGACTAGGTCATCGGAGTGTTCGGTCGTGCCCACCTCCAAATTCCATCAATTTTATTTGAGTAAGAAAATAACATACCCTTTACTGTTCTCAAGTTCATTACATTCTCGAGTATTTCATACGTACACGATTTAAATTTCATTCAAATTATATAATGAGGTAGTATCAACTTATAACTTATACAAATCCAATTTACTAGTTTTTCATTAAAATCCTTAAAATCCATACCAAACCTtaagtgtatattctttggggaGAGACGAATTAATTTAACTTATTCcctaaatatatttaatattctaGTGACTTAACTCGATACAACTTATGAATTTAACTTATTCcctaaatatatttaaaattctaGTGACTTAACTCGATACAGtccatataattattttaatttagccaaaattctaaattatcgaaattttgcaaaataaataatttaaatgtaACCATTTAATTTTAATCATCAAGTGATTAAAGTAAAATTGGACTCTGGATACCCAATTCGTCGCATCAGTCCCGTCAAAGCGCGGTGCATCCATCTGAACCCGTCTGGGTTGGTCATAACCCGACATGTTGGATTGGAAACGTTGTGGTGGATCCCAACACGTCGCTGGCCTATCCTGCGAATGGTCAAACCCTACCCCACGGGTACGGGTCTGCATATTCCCTGGTGGTTCCCAGCAAGATCCTGGTCGGCCCCTGCCTCCGCGACGTCCCCGACCCGCCTGCAGACCGTCCCGAAAACCTCCACTAGGGTTTCGTGAGTTATATCCCCTGTCACCGTATCGTGCGCGCCTAACACCATCATCCCCCCAATCATCTCCGTCCTCGACACCCGATGGCGGCTCTGCCTCGCGTGAAATCACGGGCTCCAAATAATCAAATCGTCGATCGGTCTTGTCCTTCCACATGTCAGACTTGTCGAGTCTATCTAATACACGATCCAACTTACCACTCACCGAATCGTCGTGATGTACTTCCTCCGATTGACGAACGTCCAACTCCCCCACATCCAACTGCGACCGATGAGAATTCACAAAGTGGCGGCGATCAAAAGGATGTTGACGGCGCGGCGCACCCGTCGTGAACGAATCGGGGCGTGAAAAACCCCAGACCGCCTTACCGTTATTGTTAAATCGTTTCATGAGCACACAGGATGAAATGCGATCG
This DNA window, taken from Salvia splendens isolate huo1 chromosome 18, SspV2, whole genome shotgun sequence, encodes the following:
- the LOC121777485 gene encoding 2-alkenal reductase (NADP(+)-dependent)-like; this encodes MNQNSTRINGKMGEEISNKQVILNNYVKAYVKESDMSLRTSKIQLKIPSGCDDAVLLKNLYLSIDPFIPKHMKKEENYITPYKLNSPIFGYGVSKVLDSSHPNFKMGELVWGFIYLEEYSLIKDPNVLFKVHDKDLPLSYYTGILGMPGMTAYVGFFEFCSPKKGETVYVSAASGAIGQLVGQFAKNAGCYVVGSAGSKEKVDLLKNKFGFDEAFNYKEEQDYNAALKRYFPDGIDIYFENVGGKMLEAVLSNMRLYGRVAVCGMISQYNIEQHEGVHNLLYILTKRIRMEGYYVTDHYHIYPKYLEMVMPLIKEEKIAYVEDIVEGIESVPGAIVGLFSGRNVGKQVVVVARE